Proteins encoded together in one bacterium window:
- the mnmG gene encoding tRNA uridine-5-carboxymethylaminomethyl(34) synthesis enzyme MnmG gives MNTNFDVIVIGGGHAGVEAAYAAAKMGSKTALVTLDANKIATMPCNPSIGGLGKGHIVYEVSALGGLMPQLASKTYLQARMLNTSKGPAVQGLRLQIDKYAYSRAAKEVLSKVQNLTIVPLMAQEILIEDVDGLRRITGIRAADGTVLHASCVVVTTGTFMSGLVHVGLTRYKAGRRGEAASYGLSESIARAMGVKVGRLKTGTPPRIERASIDFSKLEQQPPQKLDYLYQFDHEEVTDQMACYIAQTNEITHQHIRENLHLSAMYSGNIKGRGPRYCPSIEDKIGRFPDKTTHHVFVEPESKEVDEIYPAGLSTSLPLDVQEAYMRSMAGFENAVISKCGYAIEYDFIQPNNLMHSLEAKTVQGLFLAGQLNGTTGYEEAAGQGIIAGINAHLRRTNQEPFVLNRHESYIGVMIDDMVTLGVDEPYRMFTSRAERRLLLRQDNVFLRIMPYAHKLGLIDDALFARFEAERDIIQKSVSLIRGAGSASELFKAFQVVEFTDEAQAHARSLLENVLREKDISAAALSSRALLGVHADIRYEGYLRKEQLEVEKALRYQSLEIPVALDFRKIAGLNGEMQEKLVRYQPKNIAQAQLIPGMTPAAISLLIFSVRKG, from the coding sequence ATGAACACAAACTTTGATGTGATAGTTATTGGCGGTGGCCATGCCGGTGTTGAAGCGGCATACGCAGCTGCAAAGATGGGCTCAAAAACAGCCCTCGTGACGCTTGATGCAAACAAAATTGCAACCATGCCGTGCAATCCGTCGATTGGCGGGTTGGGCAAGGGACATATTGTTTATGAAGTCAGTGCGCTTGGCGGGCTCATGCCACAACTTGCATCAAAGACGTATTTGCAAGCGCGCATGCTGAACACGAGCAAAGGTCCGGCAGTACAAGGTTTGCGTTTGCAGATTGATAAGTACGCGTACAGTCGTGCTGCCAAAGAAGTGTTATCAAAAGTGCAAAATCTTACGATTGTTCCGCTCATGGCCCAAGAAATTTTGATTGAAGATGTTGATGGCCTACGACGCATTACGGGCATTCGTGCTGCTGACGGTACCGTGCTTCATGCGTCATGCGTTGTTGTAACCACCGGTACGTTTATGAGTGGGCTGGTGCACGTTGGTCTGACGCGCTACAAAGCCGGCAGGCGTGGCGAAGCGGCATCGTACGGTCTTTCAGAATCTATTGCGCGAGCGATGGGCGTTAAAGTTGGTCGTTTAAAAACGGGAACGCCGCCGCGGATTGAGCGTGCAAGTATTGATTTTTCAAAACTCGAACAACAACCGCCACAAAAATTAGATTATCTCTATCAGTTTGATCACGAAGAAGTGACTGATCAAATGGCCTGCTACATTGCGCAAACTAATGAAATAACGCATCAACACATTCGTGAAAACTTGCATCTTTCTGCCATGTATTCAGGCAATATTAAGGGCCGCGGTCCGCGTTACTGTCCATCAATTGAAGACAAGATTGGTCGCTTTCCTGACAAGACGACGCATCATGTTTTTGTTGAACCAGAAAGCAAAGAAGTTGATGAAATTTATCCTGCCGGTCTTTCAACCTCGTTGCCGCTTGATGTGCAAGAAGCGTACATGCGTAGCATGGCAGGTTTTGAAAATGCGGTTATTTCAAAATGTGGTTATGCGATTGAGTACGATTTTATTCAGCCAAATAATTTGATGCATTCGCTGGAAGCAAAAACCGTTCAAGGTTTGTTTTTGGCGGGCCAGCTGAATGGTACCACTGGTTATGAAGAAGCTGCTGGTCAAGGTATTATTGCTGGTATCAACGCGCATTTGCGCCGCACCAATCAAGAACCGTTTGTGTTGAATCGTCATGAAAGTTATATCGGCGTTATGATTGACGATATGGTAACGCTGGGCGTTGACGAGCCATATCGCATGTTTACCTCGCGCGCTGAGCGCCGGTTGTTGTTGCGCCAAGACAATGTGTTTTTGCGCATTATGCCGTACGCGCATAAATTGGGCTTAATCGATGATGCACTGTTTGCACGTTTTGAAGCAGAGCGTGATATTATTCAAAAAAGCGTGAGCTTAATTCGTGGTGCCGGTTCTGCTAGTGAACTATTTAAAGCATTTCAAGTTGTTGAGTTTACTGATGAAGCGCAAGCTCATGCGCGCTCATTGCTTGAAAATGTGCTACGTGAAAAGGATATATCAGCGGCCGCGCTTTCAAGCCGTGCTTTGCTTGGTGTCCATGCCGACATTCGCTACGAAGGTTATTTGCGCAAAGAGCAACTTGAAGTAGAAAAGGCTCTGCGTTACCAGAGCCTTGAAATTCCTGTGGCGTTAGATTTTCGTAAAATTGCTGGCTTGAATGGCGAGATGCAAGAAAAACTCGTGCGCTATCAACCTAAAAATATTGCGCAAGCACAGCTTATTCCGGGTATGACGCCAGCCGCCATTTCGCTGTTAATTTTTTCTGTGCGCAAGGGCTAG